A single region of the Micropterus dolomieu isolate WLL.071019.BEF.003 ecotype Adirondacks linkage group LG18, ASM2129224v1, whole genome shotgun sequence genome encodes:
- the LOC123987210 gene encoding uncharacterized protein LOC123987210 isoform X2, translating into MWVKKLQLGQLETSNDTWVALCTGCLKGRLERDGISLSAVLVSSGGLLSSAGLLSLGGLVSSGGLLSVSCSRVFGWSPVCQLFSCLRVVSCLSALLVSSGSLVSLGGLLSVSCCRVFGWSPACQLFSCHEVVSCLRVVSCLSALLVSSGGLLPVSSSRVFGWSPVCQLFSCHEVVSCFGWSPVCQLFSCLRVVSCLSALLVSSGGLLPVSSSRVFGWSPACQLFSCLRVVSCLSALLVSLGGLSVSSSCVFGWSPACQLFSCHEVVSCFGWSPACQLFSCLRVVSCLSALLVSSGGLLFRVVSCLSALLVSSGGLLAVSSSRVFRWSRVFGWSRVC; encoded by the exons ATGTGGGTGAAAAAATTACAACTGGGTCAGCTGGAAACTAGTAATGACACCTGGGTTGCACTTTGCACCGGGTGCTTGAAAGGGCGCCTGGAACGGGATGGAATCAGTCTGTCAGCTGTTCTTGTGTCTTCAGGTGGTCTCCTGTCTTCAGCTGGTCTCCTGTCTTTAGGTGGTCTCGTGTCTTCGGGTGGTCTTCTGTCCGTCAGCTGTTCTCGTGTCTTCGGGTGGTCTCCTGTCTGTCAGCTCTTCTCGTGTCTTCGGGTGGTCTCCTGTCTGTCAGCTCTTCTCGTGTCTTCGGGTAGTCTCGTGTCTTTGGGTGGTCTCCTGTCTGTCAGCTGTTGTCGTGTCTTCGGGTGGTCTCCTGCCTGTCAGCTCTTCTCGTGTCATGAAGTGGTCTCGTGTCTTCGGGTGGTCTCCTGCCTGTCAGCTCTTCTCGTGTCTTCGGGTGGTCTCCTGCCTGTCAGCTCTTCTCGTGTCTTTGGGTGGTCTCCTGTCTGTCAGCTCTTCTCGTGTCATGAAGTGGTCTCGTGTTTCGGGTGGTCTCCTGTCTGTCAGCTCTTCTCGTGTCTTCGGGTGGTCTCCTGCCTGTCAGCTCTTCTCGTGTCTTCGGGTG GTCTCCTGCCTGTCAGCTCTTCTCGTGTCTTCGGGTGGTCTCCTGCCTGTCAGCTCTTCTCGTGTCTTCGGGTGGTCTCCTGTCTGTCAGCTCTTCTCGTGTCTTTGGGtggtctgtctgtcagctctTCTTGTGTCTTCGGGTGGTCTCCTGCCTGTCAGCTCTTCTCGTGTCATGAAGTGGTCTCGTGTTTCGGGTGGTCTCCTGCCTGTCAGCTCTTCTCGTGTCTTCGGGTG GTCTCCTGCCTGTCAGCTCTTCTCGTGTCTTCGGGTGGTCTCTTGTTTCGGGTGGTCTCCTGTCTGTCAGCTCTTCTCGTGTCTTCGGGTGGTCTCCTGGCTGTCAGCTCTTCTCGTGTCTTCAGGTGGTCTCGTGTCTTCGGGTGGTCTCGTGTTTGTTAG
- the LOC123987210 gene encoding uncharacterized protein LOC123987210 isoform X1 produces the protein MWVKKLQLGQLETSNDTWVALCTGCLKGRLERDGISLSAVLVSSGGLLSSAGLLSLGGLVSSGGLLSVSCSRVFGWSPVCQLFSCLRVVSCLSALLVSSGSLVSLGGLLSVSCCRVFGWSPACQLFSCHEVVSCLRVVSCLSALLVSSGGLLPVSSSRVFGWSPVCQLFSCHEVVSCFGWSPVCQLFSCLRVVSCLSALLVSSGGLLPVSSSRVFGWSPACQLFSCLRVVSCLSALLVSSGGLLPVSSSRVFGWSPACQLFSCLRVVSCLSALLVSLGGLSVSSSCVFGWSPACQLFSCHEVVSCFGWSPACQLFSCLRVVSCLSALLVSLGGLSVSSSCVFGWSPVCQLFLCLRVVSCLSALLVS, from the exons ATGTGGGTGAAAAAATTACAACTGGGTCAGCTGGAAACTAGTAATGACACCTGGGTTGCACTTTGCACCGGGTGCTTGAAAGGGCGCCTGGAACGGGATGGAATCAGTCTGTCAGCTGTTCTTGTGTCTTCAGGTGGTCTCCTGTCTTCAGCTGGTCTCCTGTCTTTAGGTGGTCTCGTGTCTTCGGGTGGTCTTCTGTCCGTCAGCTGTTCTCGTGTCTTCGGGTGGTCTCCTGTCTGTCAGCTCTTCTCGTGTCTTCGGGTGGTCTCCTGTCTGTCAGCTCTTCTCGTGTCTTCGGGTAGTCTCGTGTCTTTGGGTGGTCTCCTGTCTGTCAGCTGTTGTCGTGTCTTCGGGTGGTCTCCTGCCTGTCAGCTCTTCTCGTGTCATGAAGTGGTCTCGTGTCTTCGGGTGGTCTCCTGCCTGTCAGCTCTTCTCGTGTCTTCGGGTGGTCTCCTGCCTGTCAGCTCTTCTCGTGTCTTTGGGTGGTCTCCTGTCTGTCAGCTCTTCTCGTGTCATGAAGTGGTCTCGTGTTTCGGGTGGTCTCCTGTCTGTCAGCTCTTCTCGTGTCTTCGGGTGGTCTCCTGCCTGTCAGCTCTTCTCGTGTCTTCGGGTGGTCTCCTGCCTGTCAGCTCTTCTCGTGTCTTCGGGTGGTCTCCTGCCTGTCAGCTCTTCTCGTGTCTTCGGGTGGTCTCCTGTCTGTCAGCTCTT CTCGTGTCTTCGGGTGGTCTCCTGCCTGTCAGCTCTTCTCGTGTCTTCGGGTGGTCTCCTGCCTGTCAGCTCTTCTCGTGTCTTCGGGTGGTCTCCTGTCTGTCAGCTCTTCTCGTGTCTTTGGGtggtctgtctgtcagctctTCTTGTGTCTTCGGGTGGTCTCCTGCCTGTCAGCTCTTCTCGTGTCATGAAGTGGTCTCGTGTTTCGGGTGGTCTCCTGCCTGTCAGCTCTTCTCGTGTCTTCGGGTGGTCTCCTGCCTGTCAGCTCTTCTCGTGTCTTTGGGtggtctgtctgtcagctctTCTTGTGTCTTCGGGTGGTCTCCTGTCTGTCAGCTCTTCTTGTGTCTTCGGGTGGTCTCCTGTCTGTCAGCTCTTCTCGTGTCATGA
- the LOC123987210 gene encoding uncharacterized protein LOC123987210 isoform X3 — protein MWVKKLQLGQLETSNDTWVALCTGCLKGRLERDGISLSAVLVSSGGLLSSAGLLSLGGLVSSGGLLSVSCSRVFGWSPVCQLFSCLRVVSCLSALLVSSGSLVSLGGLLSVSCCRVFGWSPACQLFSCHEVVSCLRVVSCLSALLVSSGGLLPVSSSRVFGWSPVCQLFSCHEVVSCFGWSPVCQLFSCLRVVSCLSALLVSSGGLLPVSSSRVFGWSPACQLFSCLRVVSCLSALLVSLGGLSVSSSCVFGWSPACQLFSCHEVVSCFGWSPACQLFSCLRVVSCLSALLVSSGGLLFRVVSCLSALLVSSGGLLAVSSSRVFRWSRVFGWSRVC, from the exons ATGTGGGTGAAAAAATTACAACTGGGTCAGCTGGAAACTAGTAATGACACCTGGGTTGCACTTTGCACCGGGTGCTTGAAAGGGCGCCTGGAACGGGATGGAATCAGTCTGTCAGCTGTTCTTGTGTCTTCAGGTGGTCTCCTGTCTTCAGCTGGTCTCCTGTCTTTAGGTGGTCTCGTGTCTTCGGGTGGTCTTCTGTCCGTCAGCTGTTCTCGTGTCTTCGGGTGGTCTCCTGTCTGTCAGCTCTTCTCGTGTCTTCGGGTGGTCTCCTGTCTGTCAGCTCTTCTCGTGTCTTCGGGTAGTCTCGTGTCTTTGGGTGGTCTCCTGTCTGTCAGCTGTTGTCGTGTCTTCGGGTGGTCTCCTGCCTGTCAGCTCTTCTCGTGTCATGAAGTGGTCTCGTGTCTTCGGGTGGTCTCCTGCCTGTCAGCTCTTCTCGTGTCTTCGGGTGGTCTCCTGCCTGTCAGCTCTTCTCGTGTCTTTGGGTGGTCTCCTGTCTGTCAGCTCTTCTCGTGTCATGAAGTGGTCTCGTGTTTCGGGTGGTCTCCTGTCTGTCAGCTCTTCTCGTGTCTTCGGGTG GTCTCCTGTCTGTCAGCTCTT CTCGTGTCTTCGGGTGGTCTCCTGCCTGTCAGCTCTTCTCGTGTCTTCGGGTGGTCTCCTGCCTGTCAGCTCTTCTCGTGTCTTCGGGTGGTCTCCTGTCTGTCAGCTCTTCTCGTGTCTTTGGGtggtctgtctgtcagctctTCTTGTGTCTTCGGGTGGTCTCCTGCCTGTCAGCTCTTCTCGTGTCATGAAGTGGTCTCGTGTTTCGGGTGGTCTCCTGCCTGTCAGCTCTTCTCGTGTCTTCGGGTG GTCTCCTGCCTGTCAGCTCTTCTCGTGTCTTCGGGTGGTCTCTTGTTTCGGGTGGTCTCCTGTCTGTCAGCTCTTCTCGTGTCTTCGGGTGGTCTCCTGGCTGTCAGCTCTTCTCGTGTCTTCAGGTGGTCTCGTGTCTTCGGGTGGTCTCGTGTTTGTTAG
- the LOC123987210 gene encoding uncharacterized protein LOC123987210 isoform X4 yields the protein MWVKKLQLGQLETSNDTWVALCTGCLKGRLERDGISLSAVLVSSGGLLSSAGLLSLGGLVSSGGLLSVSCSRVFGWSPVCQLFSCLRVVSCLSALLVSSGGLLPVSSSRVFGWSPVCQLFSCHEVVSCFGWSPVCQLFSCLRVVSCLSALLVSSGGLLPVSSSRVFGWSPACQLFSCLRVVSCLSALLVSSGGLLPVSSSRVFGWSPACQLFSCLRVVSCLSALLVSLGGLSVSSSCVFGWSPACQLFSCHEVVSCFGWSPACQLFSCLRVVSCLSALLVSSGGLLFRVVSCLSALLVSSGGLLAVSSSRVFRWSRVFGWSRVC from the exons ATGTGGGTGAAAAAATTACAACTGGGTCAGCTGGAAACTAGTAATGACACCTGGGTTGCACTTTGCACCGGGTGCTTGAAAGGGCGCCTGGAACGGGATGGAATCAGTCTGTCAGCTGTTCTTGTGTCTTCAGGTGGTCTCCTGTCTTCAGCTGGTCTCCTGTCTTTAGGTGGTCTCGTGTCTTCGGGTGGTCTTCTGTCCGTCAGCTGTTCTCGTGTCTTCGGGTGGTCTCCTGTCTGTCAGCTCTTCTCGTGTCTTCGGGTG GTCTCCTGCCTGTCAGCTCTTCTCGTGTCTTCGGGTGGTCTCCTGCCTGTCAGCTCTTCTCGTGTCTTTGGGTGGTCTCCTGTCTGTCAGCTCTTCTCGTGTCATGAAGTGGTCTCGTGTTTCGGGTGGTCTCCTGTCTGTCAGCTCTTCTCGTGTCTTCGGGTGGTCTCCTGCCTGTCAGCTCTTCTCGTGTCTTCGGGTGGTCTCCTGCCTGTCAGCTCTTCTCGTGTCTTCGGGTGGTCTCCTGCCTGTCAGCTCTTCTCGTGTCTTCGGGTGGTCTCCTGTCTGTCAGCTCTT CTCGTGTCTTCGGGTGGTCTCCTGCCTGTCAGCTCTTCTCGTGTCTTCGGGTGGTCTCCTGCCTGTCAGCTCTTCTCGTGTCTTCGGGTGGTCTCCTGTCTGTCAGCTCTTCTCGTGTCTTTGGGtggtctgtctgtcagctctTCTTGTGTCTTCGGGTGGTCTCCTGCCTGTCAGCTCTTCTCGTGTCATGAAGTGGTCTCGTGTTTCGGGTGGTCTCCTGCCTGTCAGCTCTTCTCGTGTCTTCGGGTG GTCTCCTGCCTGTCAGCTCTTCTCGTGTCTTCGGGTGGTCTCTTGTTTCGGGTGGTCTCCTGTCTGTCAGCTCTTCTCGTGTCTTCGGGTGGTCTCCTGGCTGTCAGCTCTTCTCGTGTCTTCAGGTGGTCTCGTGTCTTCGGGTGGTCTCGTGTTTGTTAG
- the LOC123987210 gene encoding uncharacterized protein LOC123987210 isoform X5 has product MKWSRVFGWSPACQLFSCLRVVSCLSALLVSLGGLLSVSSSRVMKWSRVSGGLLSVSSSRVFGWSPACQLFSCLRVVSCLSALLVSSGGLLPVSSSRVFGWSPVCQLFSCLRVVSCLSALLVSSGGLLPVSSSRVFGWSPVCQLFSCLWVVCLSALLVSSGGLLPVSSSRVMKWSRVSGGLLPVSSSRVFGWSPACQLFSCLRVVSCFGWSPVCQLFSCLRVVSWLSALLVSSGGLVSSGGLVFVSFSRVFGWSCVFGWSCVFGWSPVCQLFSCLQVVLSSGGLLSVSCSRVFSCSRVFSCSRVCQLFAFLQLFLCL; this is encoded by the exons ATGAAGTGGTCTCGTGTCTTCGGGTGGTCTCCTGCCTGTCAGCTCTTCTCGTGTCTTCGGGTGGTCTCCTGCCTGTCAGCTCTTCTCGTGTCTTTGGGTGGTCTCCTGTCTGTCAGCTCTTCTCGTGTCATGAAGTGGTCTCGTGTTTCGGGTGGTCTCCTGTCTGTCAGCTCTTCTCGTGTCTTCGGGTGGTCTCCTGCCTGTCAGCTCTTCTCGTGTCTTCGGGTGGTCTCCTGCCTGTCAGCTCTTCTCGTGTCTTCGGGTGGTCTCCTGCCTGTCAGCTCTTCTCGTGTCTTCGGGTGGTCTCCTGTCTGTCAGCTCTT CTCGTGTCTTCGGGTGGTCTCCTGCCTGTCAGCTCTTCTCGTGTCTTCGGGTGGTCTCCTGCCTGTCAGCTCTTCTCGTGTCTTCGGGTGGTCTCCTGTCTGTCAGCTCTTCTCGTGTCTTTGGGtggtctgtctgtcagctctTCTTGTGTCTTCGGGTGGTCTCCTGCCTGTCAGCTCTTCTCGTGTCATGAAGTGGTCTCGTGTTTCGGGTGGTCTCCTGCCTGTCAGCTCTTCTCGTGTCTTCGGGTG GTCTCCTGCCTGTCAGCTCTTCTCGTGTCTTCGGGTGGTCTCTTGTTTCGGGTGGTCTCCTGTCTGTCAGCTCTTCTCGTGTCTTCGGGTGGTCTCCTGGCTGTCAGCTCTTCTCGTGTCTTCAGGTGGTCTCGTGTCTTCGGGTGGTCTCGTGTTTGTTAGCTTTTCTCGTGTCTTCGGGTGGTCTTGTGTCTTCGGGTGGTCTTGTGTCTTCGGGTGGTCTCCTGTCTGTCAGCTGTTCTCGTGTCTTCAGGTGGTCTTGTCTTCGGGTGGTCTCCTGTCCGTCAGCTGTTCTCGTGTCTTCAGCTGTTCTCGTGTCTTCAGCTGCTCTCGTGTCTGTCAGCTGTTTGCGTTTCTTCAGCTGTTCTTGTGTCTTTAG